In Panthera tigris isolate Pti1 chromosome C1, P.tigris_Pti1_mat1.1, whole genome shotgun sequence, the following proteins share a genomic window:
- the PSRC1 gene encoding proline/serine-rich coiled-coil protein 1 isoform X1 produces the protein MLGTTNHGEHVLRSNLTRAPAGWNMEDLEEDVKFIADETLDFGGLSPSDSREEEDIAVSVTPEKPLRRGLSNRSNPNAVAPAPQGLRLSLGPLSPEKLEEILHEANRLAVQLEQCALQEQESTGEGLGPRRVKPSPRRETFVLKDSPVRDLLPTVSSLTRSTPSPSGLTPRLRSGDKKGSVRVLRAASGKRPSSVKRESPTCNLLPTSKSPASSPLARSTPPVRGKAGPSGRATASPPTPVRPVLAPQPPTGNSQRLSRPQGAAAKPSSRLPVPSAIPRPASRMPLTSRSVPPSKGTLPPASLPPRKGLPRPSAVGHKVPVSQRPNLPITAATRSNPQPPRKVAVPGPTR, from the exons atgtTGGGAACCACCAATCACGGAGAGCATGTG CTCAGGTCAAATCTGACTCGTGCACCTGCTGGCTGGAACATGGAAGATTTAGAGGAAG ATGTAAAGTTCATAGCAGATGAGACCTTGGACTTTGGAGGGCTGTCACCATCTGACAG tCGTGAGGAGGAAGACATAGCAGTGTCGGTGACTCCAGAGAAACCCCTCCGAAGAGGACTCTCCAATCGAAGTAATCCAAATGCAGTGGCCCCAGCCCCCCAGGGGCTGAGGCTCAGCTTGGGTCCCCTTAGTCCAGAGAAGCTGGAGGAGATTCTCCACGAGGCCAACCGGCTGGCAGTTCAGCTGGAGCAGTGTGCCCTGCAGGAGCAGGAGAGCACGGGTGAGGGCCTGGGGCCTCGCAGGGTGAAGCCCAGCCCCCGGCGGGAGACCTTTGTGCTGAAGGACAGTCCTGTCCGAGACCTGCTGCCCACTGTGAGTTCTTTGACTCggagcaccccctccccaagcGGCCTGACACCCCGACTCCGGAGCGGCGATAAGAAGGGGTCAGTCAGGGTTCTCCGGGCAGCATCTGGAAAGAGGCCCTCCAGTGTGAAAAGG GAGTCACCCACTTGCAATCTGTTGCCTACATCCAAAAGCCCAGCATCTTCTCCTCTTGCCCGATCTACTCCTCCAGTGCGGGGCAAAGCTGGGCCCAGTGGGAGAGCGACAGCAA GCCCGCCTACCCCTGTCAGACCAGTCTTGGCCCCACAGCCTCCTACCGGCAACTCTCAGCGCCTCTCTCGGCCGCAGGGAGCAGCTGCTAAGCCTTCCAGTCGACTGCCTGTTCCCTCTGCCATCCCCAGGCCTGCCAGCCGAATGCCACTCACCAGCCGGAGTGTACCACCCAGCAAAGGTACCCTGCCTCCAGCTTCTCTGCCACCTCGGAAAGGACTTCCACGACCAAGTGCTGTAGGGCACAAAG TTCCTGTTTCCCAGCGGCCAAATCTTCCCATCACTGCTGCCACTCGCAGCAACCCGCAGCCCCCCAGGAAAGTGGCAGTCCCAGGACCCACCAG GTAA
- the PSRC1 gene encoding proline/serine-rich coiled-coil protein 1 isoform X2: MLGTTNHGEHVLRSNLTRAPAGWNMEDLEEDVKFIADETLDFGGLSPSDSREEEDIAVSVTPEKPLRRGLSNRSNPNAVAPAPQGLRLSLGPLSPEKLEEILHEANRLAVQLEQCALQEQESTGEGLGPRRVKPSPRRETFVLKDSPVRDLLPTVSSLTRSTPSPSGLTPRLRSGDKKGSVRVLRAASGKRPSSVKRESPTCNLLPTSKSPASSPLARSTPPVRGKAGPSGRATASPPTPVRPVLAPQPPTGNSQRLSRPQGAAAKPSSRLPVPSAIPRPASRMPLTSRSVPPSKGTLPPASLPPRKGLPRPSAVGHKVPVSQRPNLPITAATRSNPQPPRKVAVPGPTR, encoded by the exons atgtTGGGAACCACCAATCACGGAGAGCATGTG CTCAGGTCAAATCTGACTCGTGCACCTGCTGGCTGGAACATGGAAGATTTAGAGGAAG ATGTAAAGTTCATAGCAGATGAGACCTTGGACTTTGGAGGGCTGTCACCATCTGACAG tCGTGAGGAGGAAGACATAGCAGTGTCGGTGACTCCAGAGAAACCCCTCCGAAGAGGACTCTCCAATCGAAGTAATCCAAATGCAGTGGCCCCAGCCCCCCAGGGGCTGAGGCTCAGCTTGGGTCCCCTTAGTCCAGAGAAGCTGGAGGAGATTCTCCACGAGGCCAACCGGCTGGCAGTTCAGCTGGAGCAGTGTGCCCTGCAGGAGCAGGAGAGCACGGGTGAGGGCCTGGGGCCTCGCAGGGTGAAGCCCAGCCCCCGGCGGGAGACCTTTGTGCTGAAGGACAGTCCTGTCCGAGACCTGCTGCCCACTGTGAGTTCTTTGACTCggagcaccccctccccaagcGGCCTGACACCCCGACTCCGGAGCGGCGATAAGAAGGGGTCAGTCAGGGTTCTCCGGGCAGCATCTGGAAAGAGGCCCTCCAGTGTGAAAAGG GAGTCACCCACTTGCAATCTGTTGCCTACATCCAAAAGCCCAGCATCTTCTCCTCTTGCCCGATCTACTCCTCCAGTGCGGGGCAAAGCTGGGCCCAGTGGGAGAGCGACAGCAA GCCCGCCTACCCCTGTCAGACCAGTCTTGGCCCCACAGCCTCCTACCGGCAACTCTCAGCGCCTCTCTCGGCCGCAGGGAGCAGCTGCTAAGCCTTCCAGTCGACTGCCTGTTCCCTCTGCCATCCCCAGGCCTGCCAGCCGAATGCCACTCACCAGCCGGAGTGTACCACCCAGCAAAGGTACCCTGCCTCCAGCTTCTCTGCCACCTCGGAAAGGACTTCCACGACCAAGTGCTGTAGGGCACAAAG TTCCTGTTTCCCAGCGGCCAAATCTTCCCATCACTGCTGCCACTCGCAGCAACCCGCAGCCCCCCAGGAAAGTGGCAGTCCCAGGACCCACCAGGTAA
- the MYBPHL gene encoding myosin-binding protein H-like isoform X1, which produces MCGKSHKLVGDGAKMKISLWSPASGQPSMEAATAPEVASSGSTLKVKETSPADAEGPPASPRQEAGSPIPQLLSPIEEHPKIWLPRALRQTYIRKVGDTVNLLIPFQGKPKPQATWTHDGCALDASRVSVRNGERDSILFIREAQRADSGRYQLSVRLGELEATATIDILVIERPGPPQSIKLVDVWGSNATLEWTPPQDTGNTALLGYTVQKADTKSGLWFTVLERYHRTSFTVSNLIVGNSYAFRVFAENQCGLSETAPITADLAHIQKAATLRKTGGFAQRDFSEAPKFTQPLADCTTVMGYDTQLFCCVRASPKPKIIWLKNKMDIQGNPKYRALTHLGICSLEIRKPGPFDGGIYTCKAVNPLGEASVDCRVDVRAPH; this is translated from the exons ATGTGTGGCAAGTCGCACAAGCTAGTTGGTGATGGAGCCAAAA TGAAAATCTCCCTCTGGAGCCCAGCCTCCGGGCAGCCCAGCATGGAGGCAGCCACAGCTCCCGAGGTGGCCTCCTCAGGATCCACACTGAAGGTGAAAGAAACGAGCCCAGCGGATGCAGAAGGACCCCCAGCTTCACCTCGACAGGAGGCCGGCAGCCCCATTCCCCAGCTCCTGTCCCCTATAGAAG AGCACCCCAAGATCTGGCTACCTCGAGCCCTGAGGCAGACCTATATCCGGAAGGTCGGAGACACCGTGAACCTACTAATCCCATTCCAG GGCAAACCCAAACCTCAAGCCACCTGGACACATGATGGCTGTGCCTTGGATGCCAGCCGTGTGAGTGTGCGCAATGGGGAGCGGGACTCCATCCTCTTCATCCGAGAAGCCCAACGTGCTGACTCAGGTCGCTACCAGCTCAGCGTGCGGCTGGGCGAGCTGGAGGCCACTGCCACCATTGACATCCTGGTGATCG AGAGGCCAGGCCCTCCTCAGAGTATCAAGTTGGTGGATGTTTGGGGCTCCAATGCTACTCTGGAGTGGACACCTCCCCAAGACACAGGCAACACGGCACTCCTCGGATACACCGTGCAGAAGGCTGACACAAAATCTGGG CTGTGGTTCACGGTGCTGGAACGTTATCACCGCACCAGCTTCACAGTCTCCAACCTCATCGTGGGCAACTCCTATGCATTTCGAGTCTTTGCTGAGAACCAGTGTGGGCTCAGTGAGACAGCCCCCATCACTGCTGACCTTGCCCACATCCAGAAAGCAG CTACCCTTCGCAAGACTGGGGGGTTTGCACAGCGAGATTTCTCTGAAGCCCCAAAGTTCACCCAGCCTCTGGCAGACTGCACCACGGTCATGGGCTATGACACCCAGCTCTTCTGCTGCGTCCGCGCCTCTCCCAAG CCAAAGATCATCTGGCTGAAGAACAAGATGGATATCCAAGGCAACCCCAAGTACCGAGCCCTCACTCACCTGGGAATCTGCTCTCTCGAAATCCGCAAGCCCGGTCCCTTTGATGGGGGCATCTACACCTGCAAGGCAGTTAACCCCCTGGGGGAGGCATCTGTGGACTGTCGGGTGGATGTGAGAG CTCCTCACTGA
- the MYBPHL gene encoding myosin-binding protein H-like isoform X2, translated as MEPKVSPVKISLWSPASGQPSMEAATAPEVASSGSTLKVKETSPADAEGPPASPRQEAGSPIPQLLSPIEEHPKIWLPRALRQTYIRKVGDTVNLLIPFQGKPKPQATWTHDGCALDASRVSVRNGERDSILFIREAQRADSGRYQLSVRLGELEATATIDILVIERPGPPQSIKLVDVWGSNATLEWTPPQDTGNTALLGYTVQKADTKSGLWFTVLERYHRTSFTVSNLIVGNSYAFRVFAENQCGLSETAPITADLAHIQKAATLRKTGGFAQRDFSEAPKFTQPLADCTTVMGYDTQLFCCVRASPKPKIIWLKNKMDIQGNPKYRALTHLGICSLEIRKPGPFDGGIYTCKAVNPLGEASVDCRVDVRAPH; from the exons ATGGAGCCAAAAGTGAGTCCAG TGAAAATCTCCCTCTGGAGCCCAGCCTCCGGGCAGCCCAGCATGGAGGCAGCCACAGCTCCCGAGGTGGCCTCCTCAGGATCCACACTGAAGGTGAAAGAAACGAGCCCAGCGGATGCAGAAGGACCCCCAGCTTCACCTCGACAGGAGGCCGGCAGCCCCATTCCCCAGCTCCTGTCCCCTATAGAAG AGCACCCCAAGATCTGGCTACCTCGAGCCCTGAGGCAGACCTATATCCGGAAGGTCGGAGACACCGTGAACCTACTAATCCCATTCCAG GGCAAACCCAAACCTCAAGCCACCTGGACACATGATGGCTGTGCCTTGGATGCCAGCCGTGTGAGTGTGCGCAATGGGGAGCGGGACTCCATCCTCTTCATCCGAGAAGCCCAACGTGCTGACTCAGGTCGCTACCAGCTCAGCGTGCGGCTGGGCGAGCTGGAGGCCACTGCCACCATTGACATCCTGGTGATCG AGAGGCCAGGCCCTCCTCAGAGTATCAAGTTGGTGGATGTTTGGGGCTCCAATGCTACTCTGGAGTGGACACCTCCCCAAGACACAGGCAACACGGCACTCCTCGGATACACCGTGCAGAAGGCTGACACAAAATCTGGG CTGTGGTTCACGGTGCTGGAACGTTATCACCGCACCAGCTTCACAGTCTCCAACCTCATCGTGGGCAACTCCTATGCATTTCGAGTCTTTGCTGAGAACCAGTGTGGGCTCAGTGAGACAGCCCCCATCACTGCTGACCTTGCCCACATCCAGAAAGCAG CTACCCTTCGCAAGACTGGGGGGTTTGCACAGCGAGATTTCTCTGAAGCCCCAAAGTTCACCCAGCCTCTGGCAGACTGCACCACGGTCATGGGCTATGACACCCAGCTCTTCTGCTGCGTCCGCGCCTCTCCCAAG CCAAAGATCATCTGGCTGAAGAACAAGATGGATATCCAAGGCAACCCCAAGTACCGAGCCCTCACTCACCTGGGAATCTGCTCTCTCGAAATCCGCAAGCCCGGTCCCTTTGATGGGGGCATCTACACCTGCAAGGCAGTTAACCCCCTGGGGGAGGCATCTGTGGACTGTCGGGTGGATGTGAGAG CTCCTCACTGA